The Candidatus Poribacteria bacterium genome contains the following window.
ATACTACAACGCTCTTTGATGCCTATGGCGTAGAACGCGCGCTTAAAGACGCACTCAGTGAGAAGATTTGGCTCAAGTGTGGTGGACACATCATCATTCAACAGACCGAAGCGATGGTCTCGATTGATGTCAACACGGGTAGGTTCGTTGGGAAGTCGGATCCAGATAACACGATTCTCAGTGCCAATCTTGAGGCTGTCGAGGAAGTTGTCCGCCAAATTCAATTGCGAGATTTAGGAGGGATTATTGTTGTCGATTTCATTGATATGGAAGAGGCATCACACCGAAAGCAGGTCTTTAAGTTGCTACAAGAGGCACTGCGGAAAGATCGTGCCCGAACGAATATCTTGCACTTCTCGGATTTAGGGCTCGTTGAGATGACCCGCCAACGCACGAGACCGAGTCTTGCCACCTTATTGATGGAAGATTGTCCGTATTGTGATGGGCACGGCACGGTGTTGTCAATTGAAACTGTTGTTATCCAGCTGCTCCGGGCAATAAAGTTAGCGCATCACCAAACGCGGCAGTCCGAGTTACGCGTTATGGCTAATGATTATGTCGTTTCGCACATCAAGTCCGAAATGGCGAATAAATTGCGGGAACTCAGACGCACCTTGAAATTAAACCTGACCCTTGAATCTGATGCTGACCTCCACCTCGAAGATTACCGAATCTTTGTGGGCAAGGGTAAAGAACTATTTCTGGATTAACGCTAACCCTGTAACGTGTCGGTTGAACCGTGTCAGCGTTTCAGGAACGGGGCATTCAATTCTTCTGTAGAAAGGGTTTCTAACCCCAATTTCCTACGTTTGCGGAAAATCTGAATTGACAACGGCACGTTTTTAGGGTATAATTTTAAACAGAAAGGAGTGATATAGAAAAATGTATGCAGTCTTTGCAAGCGGCGGGAAACAGCATCGGGTCGAAATTGGAAGCCTTATTGATGTTGAAAAACTGAATGTTGATGTCGGTGCCAGTGTCACGTTTCCATCTGTCTTGGCTGTTTCTGATGATGACGGCAACTTACAAACCGGTTTGCCGTATCTTGAGAATACCGCAGTTACAGGTGAAGTGATTCAACAAGCACGCGCGAAAAAGATAATTGTGTTCAAGTCGAAACGGCGTAAAGGATATAAACGGAAGTTAGGGCACCGGCAATCATTTACACGCGTGAAAATTACCGCAATTGGCGCGGTGGAGGGAGATTCCGATGGCACATAAAAAAGGTGGCGGAAGCACTCGCAACGGACGGGATAGTATCGGGAAACGGCTGGGTGTCAAAAGGTTTTCTGGCAATTACGTCACTGCAGGGAGCATCCTCGCCCGACAGCGTGGAACCCACATTCACGCCGGCAATAACGTCGGTGTTGGAAGAGATTATACGCTCTATTCAAAGATTGATGGATATGTATGGTTCGAACGGAAAGACAAATATCGCCGGAAGGTGAGTGTCTATACAGAACGTCCTGAATTTTAGCGAATATTCCGGCATCAGGAACAAACGACGAACAGCCTCGCCTGAGGGAGGTGCATTGACGCACCACCTGAGCGGGGCTTTTTTGCTAAATAGCGATCAGCGGTCAGGGCGGTTTGCTACGCAAACCTTTCAGCGGTCAGCAGTTGACTATTGGCAATTAGCAGTTGATTATTGGTTTCCATAGACCACCTGAAAGCGTAGCGACCTGATGGCTGAAAGTGAAGCGCAGCGGAACGACCTGACGGCTAATCCCTATCTATTTACGGAACAAGGACAATAGATTCATGGTAAAATTGACGGTTTGCCTTTTTATTCTGGCGATGTTCACCGGCTGCGGTGGTCAGGTACAGCAGCTCGCTGTGGAGACTATGGAAAACGCTCAAATCGCACTCACGTCTGCCAACGCGATGGGGGCGGAGACGTCCGCGGGGACATCCCTCCGGACTGCTGAAGAAATGCTGACAAGTGCTGGAAACGCTATGAATGCGGGAGACGCTGAGCAGGCGTATCGATTGGCACTACGCGCATACCTCCATGCCCGTATCGCAACGGAAACGGCTATTGCTGCTCGCGAAGAGGCGCGTGTTGGAGACGCACAAGAACAACTGGCAGTTAGTGAACAGCGCGTCGCTGAGGCACTTCAGAGGCTTGAGGCTATAAAAGCGGAACTTGAGGCGTTGGAGAAATTATGATGAAATTCTACGGATGTCTACTTTTGCTGCTATACCTTGTTGTTTTTGGGTGCACTGTCCCTGAAATTGATGAGGTTATGCTAACGACGCAACTCCAAGACGCACAGCAGGCGATTCAGAACGCAGCCGAATTGGAAGCTGAACCTCTGGTTCCAGAGGAATATGGGAGAGCGGTAAAACTCCTGAGTTTCGCACGCGACTCCCAAGAAAAAGGCGATATTCCGCAAAGTGCTGAGTTTGCGTATCAGGCGGAATTGGTGGCGCAGGTTGCTATCGCGAAGGCGAGACAGCATCGGGCACGGCAACAGGTTATTGAGATACGTGAACAGGTATATCAGCGAATTATAAAGGCACAGGAGCATGAACGTGAAATCGCGCGCATCCGGCAGGTGATTACCGAAAAGCAGCTTGCCCGCGCTGTGAGTTCACACGGTAAAGAACAGCAGGTCACGGAACGACTTTCGACCGAAATCGCTGATTTAAAAACCGCATTGCGTCAGGCAGAACTCCGTTTACCCCTCACAAATTTAGAGTCTCTGACCAATGCTGCGCTATATTTCTATCCAGTGATTGAAACAACTGCGGATTATGAAAGAGCCCAGTTGGCACTTGCCTCGATAGTTAACCTCATTGAACGCGGAGATTTTACCGAAGCAGAGGACGCTCTTGCTAAGGCGCAAACGACGGTAAATAGCCTTTACGCGTTGGCGAAACAGAGGCGCAAACGGGAGACAGAAGCGAAGACCCGCGCGTGGATTTCAGTTGCGAAGGTTGAAGTAATCATTGCGCGGGCGCAACTTCTTAATGCCGCTCAACATGCGCCACAGCAACTTGAAGAGACGACTGCGCAACTGGAACGCGCCACGCAGGCGTTGACAGAGGGTCGCTATGAACAAGCCGATCAATTTGCCCAACACGCGCAACGGATAGCAGATGAGATGGTCGCAACTGTGGAGGTAGTGGAATTCAGAAAGCGCGCACAGGATGAATTGAATCTGATAATAGCCAAAGCTGAACGAGCCGTCCGTACGCTGGGCGAGAAGATTGCAGCTCAGGAGAACACAGAGGTGCCGCGATTAGAAGCGAAACTCTATGGACTGGCAAAATCTGCTTACGCAGCGGCAAAATCGGCATTGGCGACTAAAGAATATCAGACAGCGATCGAAACGGCATCGGAAGGCAACGGTTACTTGGACCGTGCTATCGCCAGTACACAACAGGTGACCTCTGTCAAGTCGGACTTGGTGGAGGCGGCACGCGGAATTACTAAGGTTTCCGAGGTCATCGAACAGCAGAATAGTGTACTCATCCGTATTCAAGGGGATGCGTTTGCTTTTGGGAGTGCCCACCTCCAAGAGGATTTTCTGCCTACGTTTGCGCTACTTGCGGAAATCTTGCAGAGGTCTCCTTTTCGCGACTATCCGGTCCGAATCGAAGCGCATACAAGTTCCTTGGGGAATGCGAGTGTGAATCGAAAGTTAAGTATGGCACGCGCCGATACGGTGAAAAATTATTTCGTTGATCGGGGCAACCTTGATGTCAAACGCCTGACTGCCGCCGGTTTGGGTGAAACCAAGCCTATTGCTACAGATGGTGTGGGCAAAGAGGAACAGAATCTCAGAATTGATATGATCGTCACAACAAACTGAGGACTTGTGCCACATAACCAACCTTATGTCATCCATCAGATTGCGCTCAACCTGTTTGGCGACAGGTATATCATCATTTATGGGCGTACAATTCAGTTTCACAACCACTGCTACCATGTGAGGCAAATTGATAGACCAGAGCATCCATATCATGGATGTTACTATCTACAAGATGCGAACACGGGGTTGGCGATGTGGAGCGATGTCGATTTCGCGCCGCCGGGGCATTACGGTGTAATCTTTGAGCCGGAAACAGGTGATATTGTTGACCGCGAACCGGTTCGGACGGATTAACTATTGTAGCCTATAAGCCATAAAAAATATGAGTCACACAAATAACATAGCATTAGAACAGCAAGAGACCATCCTTATTTTGGACTTCGGTTCGCAGTACACGCAGTTAATTGCTC
Protein-coding sequences here:
- the rpmA gene encoding 50S ribosomal protein L27; the protein is MAHKKGGGSTRNGRDSIGKRLGVKRFSGNYVTAGSILARQRGTHIHAGNNVGVGRDYTLYSKIDGYVWFERKDKYRRKVSVYTERPEF
- a CDS encoding DUF4398 domain-containing protein, which encodes MVKLTVCLFILAMFTGCGGQVQQLAVETMENAQIALTSANAMGAETSAGTSLRTAEEMLTSAGNAMNAGDAEQAYRLALRAYLHARIATETAIAAREEARVGDAQEQLAVSEQRVAEALQRLEAIKAELEALEKL
- the rplU gene encoding 50S ribosomal protein L21: MYAVFASGGKQHRVEIGSLIDVEKLNVDVGASVTFPSVLAVSDDDGNLQTGLPYLENTAVTGEVIQQARAKKIIVFKSKRRKGYKRKLGHRQSFTRVKITAIGAVEGDSDGT
- a CDS encoding OmpA family protein, with the translated sequence MMKFYGCLLLLLYLVVFGCTVPEIDEVMLTTQLQDAQQAIQNAAELEAEPLVPEEYGRAVKLLSFARDSQEKGDIPQSAEFAYQAELVAQVAIAKARQHRARQQVIEIREQVYQRIIKAQEHEREIARIRQVITEKQLARAVSSHGKEQQVTERLSTEIADLKTALRQAELRLPLTNLESLTNAALYFYPVIETTADYERAQLALASIVNLIERGDFTEAEDALAKAQTTVNSLYALAKQRRKRETEAKTRAWISVAKVEVIIARAQLLNAAQHAPQQLEETTAQLERATQALTEGRYEQADQFAQHAQRIADEMVATVEVVEFRKRAQDELNLIIAKAERAVRTLGEKIAAQENTEVPRLEAKLYGLAKSAYAAAKSALATKEYQTAIETASEGNGYLDRAIASTQQVTSVKSDLVEAARGITKVSEVIEQQNSVLIRIQGDAFAFGSAHLQEDFLPTFALLAEILQRSPFRDYPVRIEAHTSSLGNASVNRKLSMARADTVKNYFVDRGNLDVKRLTAAGLGETKPIATDGVGKEEQNLRIDMIVTTN